The Microbulbifer sp. YPW1 genome contains a region encoding:
- a CDS encoding fibronectin type III domain-containing protein has product MRKLLLGSIAMLCLQPSFAQQHWEPLNPGAGGQVQDVVADPNQANVVYMASDMEGVYKSTDNGDHWHITGHLVNNRVFSVTVKPGNSNEVFVGTLYGLHTSSDAGSSYRLVPETENHSIGAVSFKPDNPNHVIAAPGWRDDDEFIGKFGESNTGPGTIFLSQNGGASWQEITFSSDTARDRNIYTVSFDHSNPQIVYLGSNKGVFKSIDAGFNWTRLPDPASDRPRNRGVAVSPDGKVLYASYSTDVADLRYNSNWLLYATRTDSVSWQQVTGGLEGNRRYWYPEVDPRSTGNSHKVLLGAVKDRFGLYEGTFNWGASGNLDSFYWEKIWNNYDGSYDMGWDYANPPNARFAHYTPATGGWERGVWSTTNQTMFYASHNAGDNSYTWFNKYSTPNNNIQVWWYDTAWPTYAGKGTESTYTYDVAVHDHYVIQGQADNGLVESWDGGISWSNMQHRRPGGLNLSDVQAVDIADAWGTPTVVAQATSGYGGGAQNGRLWAKKLVNHDPTDQWVELAGGPSEKAGLPKGVLRDVAVSPVNPAKVFMFSSNYGLYMVDDIGRALDYHARGEELPVTLIYEGLSNADARSARTIAPHPTNEDVVFFSSTGGTQGVWRGEKQVDGTWAFEQKVETSGWDHEVHAWEHNGTVYLMNFAKGGGPGLTDGNNWQVLLSTDEGESWSKAFTPADAMNIRPTSNLVWWDAVGDRFGFGGKGGSAAYADKMLVSYYDHSLQVGYGVFLGTIQSNGSVTWEDITGDMHFSGMTGSRFTETDGMMRIYSATPGAGLWRTDMPTLPLPAKPFSAPSAPSALGGSLDAPTNTINLSWSDSANNEQGFRIERSTSGGSFVTVGQVGPNTTSYTDFDLAGYTDYTYRVYAFNDAGESGYSNSSTTTSGEPVIPPVPCEPVNLTPDGHFSGGMGGWNLYVNTGAGAVASGATGVESGFGEGDSLHVTISQASNTNDVQLQRGFGKLEPGKKYALMFTAKSAAARSIEVKIHQASSPWWNIKNADVLQLTTSPQTFTLFYEPDVDFGNLNLGIFLGGDNADVWVDEVSLQQYCDEPGSGSSSGGSSSSSSSSSSSSSSSSSSSSSSSSSSGGGSSSSSSSSGGSTSSSSGGGSGSWGPPATVTVDVLSATSARISWSAVTDAVTYDVQQQIAGDTVWRKAEYDVADTSVVLSGLEEGGTYSFRVKSRNAAGQATTWTTSGQYTLSDAITLEAPQNLSASAQSSSSIALVWEAVINGESYEVQRRTAGGSWATIATPAGTAATDSGLSAETTYEYQVRAINGSVQSDWSAVASATTQAEASGEFGPPTGLVVEVLSSTSVRLSWNPVVDAVTYDAQKQLQGDIWRKGEYDITGTSVVLDGLTAGETYTFRVKSRNASGSATSWTTSTTIVVDGGQAQVTEQPTTNNEGEQPARAAVSLTFSSHAFLVEGISLGGTLHNLSVSLDQASYGAGSGHKAYIKPEDYKLQITPQLASGKVTCPGIDGPGLKGFDGADAINGVQCQWKSAPGDNAEIVPFTLALTASGGDASPYFKGINEDGKTLRGAIAPVDSTGAPTGENFALSLTLDQLSYRNGSSHKAWLKAEYAGHKLDNSVLDNGVRIVSCNHGMTTHQVDGIYGQKPVVTCQWKRGNGDQPEWNQGSVVLQ; this is encoded by the coding sequence ATGAGAAAACTTCTATTGGGCAGCATAGCCATGCTATGCCTGCAGCCGAGTTTCGCCCAACAGCACTGGGAGCCGTTGAATCCCGGTGCGGGCGGTCAAGTCCAGGACGTTGTAGCCGACCCGAACCAGGCCAATGTGGTGTACATGGCCTCGGACATGGAAGGTGTATACAAAAGCACCGACAACGGCGACCACTGGCACATCACCGGCCACCTGGTGAACAACCGGGTGTTTTCGGTAACCGTAAAACCGGGTAATTCCAACGAGGTCTTCGTGGGCACCCTGTATGGTCTGCACACCTCCAGCGACGCTGGCAGCAGCTACCGACTGGTGCCGGAAACCGAAAACCACTCCATCGGCGCCGTATCGTTCAAGCCGGACAACCCCAACCACGTCATCGCCGCACCTGGCTGGCGCGACGATGACGAGTTCATCGGCAAGTTCGGTGAATCCAATACCGGCCCCGGCACCATCTTCCTGTCGCAAAACGGCGGGGCCAGCTGGCAGGAGATCACTTTCAGCAGTGACACGGCCCGTGACCGCAATATCTACACCGTCAGTTTCGATCACAGCAACCCGCAGATCGTTTACCTCGGTTCCAACAAGGGCGTGTTCAAGAGTATCGATGCGGGCTTCAACTGGACCCGCCTGCCGGACCCGGCCAGCGACCGCCCGCGCAACCGCGGTGTTGCGGTGAGCCCCGACGGCAAGGTGCTGTACGCGAGCTACTCCACCGATGTGGCGGACCTGCGCTACAACAGCAACTGGCTGCTATATGCCACACGCACTGATAGCGTCAGTTGGCAACAGGTTACCGGTGGGCTCGAAGGCAACCGCCGTTACTGGTACCCGGAAGTGGACCCGCGCTCTACGGGCAACAGCCACAAGGTACTGCTCGGCGCGGTAAAAGACCGCTTTGGCCTGTACGAAGGTACCTTCAACTGGGGCGCGTCCGGCAACCTGGACAGCTTCTACTGGGAAAAAATCTGGAATAACTACGACGGCAGCTACGACATGGGCTGGGACTACGCCAACCCGCCCAATGCCCGCTTTGCCCACTACACGCCGGCCACCGGCGGCTGGGAACGGGGCGTCTGGTCCACCACCAACCAGACCATGTTCTATGCCAGTCATAATGCGGGTGACAACAGCTACACCTGGTTCAACAAGTACTCCACCCCGAATAACAATATTCAGGTGTGGTGGTACGACACCGCCTGGCCGACCTATGCCGGCAAGGGTACCGAAAGTACTTATACCTACGACGTGGCCGTGCACGATCACTACGTGATTCAGGGTCAGGCAGACAACGGGCTGGTAGAGAGCTGGGATGGCGGTATCTCCTGGAGCAATATGCAGCACCGTCGCCCCGGAGGACTGAACCTATCCGATGTGCAGGCGGTCGATATTGCCGATGCGTGGGGCACCCCCACGGTGGTTGCCCAAGCCACCTCCGGTTACGGCGGCGGCGCGCAGAACGGTCGCTTGTGGGCGAAAAAGCTCGTCAATCACGACCCCACGGATCAGTGGGTGGAACTTGCCGGTGGCCCATCTGAAAAAGCCGGTCTGCCCAAGGGTGTATTGCGGGATGTTGCGGTTTCCCCGGTGAACCCGGCCAAGGTGTTTATGTTCTCCTCCAACTACGGCCTGTATATGGTGGACGACATTGGCCGCGCGCTGGACTATCACGCCCGCGGTGAAGAGCTCCCGGTCACACTGATTTATGAAGGCCTGAGCAACGCCGACGCGCGCAGCGCCCGCACCATTGCCCCCCACCCCACCAATGAAGACGTCGTGTTCTTCAGCTCCACCGGTGGTACCCAAGGCGTGTGGCGCGGTGAAAAACAGGTCGATGGAACCTGGGCGTTTGAACAAAAAGTTGAGACTTCCGGCTGGGATCACGAAGTACACGCCTGGGAGCACAACGGTACCGTTTACCTGATGAACTTTGCCAAAGGTGGTGGCCCCGGCCTGACCGATGGCAACAACTGGCAAGTGCTGCTGTCCACCGACGAGGGTGAATCCTGGAGCAAAGCATTTACCCCGGCCGATGCCATGAACATTCGCCCCACCTCTAATCTGGTGTGGTGGGACGCGGTCGGTGATCGCTTCGGCTTCGGTGGTAAAGGCGGCTCCGCGGCCTATGCCGACAAGATGCTGGTGAGTTACTACGACCACTCGCTCCAGGTCGGTTACGGGGTGTTCCTCGGCACCATACAGAGCAATGGCTCGGTAACCTGGGAAGACATCACCGGCGATATGCACTTCTCCGGCATGACCGGTTCGCGCTTTACCGAAACCGACGGCATGATGCGGATCTATTCCGCGACGCCCGGTGCCGGTCTGTGGCGCACCGACATGCCCACGCTACCGCTGCCGGCGAAGCCGTTCAGTGCTCCTTCCGCACCGTCCGCACTGGGAGGTAGTCTCGATGCACCAACCAACACCATTAACCTGAGCTGGAGCGACTCCGCCAACAACGAACAGGGCTTCCGTATCGAGCGCAGTACCAGCGGTGGCAGCTTTGTGACCGTTGGCCAGGTAGGCCCCAACACTACCTCCTATACCGACTTCGACCTCGCCGGTTATACGGATTACACCTACCGGGTGTATGCATTCAACGATGCGGGCGAGTCCGGCTATTCCAACAGCAGCACCACCACCTCCGGTGAACCGGTTATTCCGCCGGTACCCTGTGAGCCGGTGAACCTGACTCCGGACGGCCACTTTAGCGGCGGCATGGGCGGCTGGAACCTGTACGTCAACACCGGTGCCGGTGCGGTAGCCTCTGGCGCAACGGGCGTGGAATCCGGGTTTGGCGAAGGCGATTCACTGCACGTGACGATCAGTCAGGCCAGCAACACCAACGATGTGCAGCTGCAACGCGGCTTCGGAAAACTGGAGCCGGGCAAGAAGTACGCGCTGATGTTCACCGCCAAATCGGCCGCTGCGCGCAGCATTGAGGTGAAAATCCACCAGGCCAGCAGCCCCTGGTGGAACATCAAAAATGCAGACGTTTTGCAGCTCACCACCAGTCCGCAAACCTTTACCCTGTTCTACGAGCCGGATGTGGACTTCGGCAACCTCAACTTGGGTATATTCCTCGGTGGTGACAACGCGGATGTATGGGTCGACGAGGTCAGCCTGCAACAGTACTGCGATGAACCCGGAAGCGGCAGCAGCAGCGGCGGCAGTTCCAGCAGCAGCTCCAGTTCCAGTTCCAGTTCCAGCAGTAGTTCGAGCAGCAGCTCCAGTAGTTCAAGCAGCAGTGGCGGTGGCTCATCCAGCAGCTCGAGCAGCAGCGGCGGCAGTACCTCCAGCAGTAGTGGTGGTGGCAGCGGTAGCTGGGGCCCGCCCGCAACCGTTACCGTCGACGTGCTCTCCGCGACCTCTGCACGCATCAGTTGGAGCGCCGTTACCGACGCCGTGACGTATGATGTACAGCAGCAGATCGCTGGCGATACCGTATGGCGCAAAGCCGAGTACGATGTTGCCGATACCTCTGTTGTATTGAGCGGTCTGGAAGAAGGCGGTACTTACAGCTTCCGCGTGAAATCCCGCAACGCAGCGGGCCAGGCAACCACCTGGACCACCTCCGGACAGTACACCCTGAGTGACGCCATCACGCTGGAAGCACCACAAAACCTGAGTGCCTCCGCGCAATCTTCCAGTTCGATCGCGCTGGTTTGGGAGGCCGTGATCAATGGGGAAAGCTACGAGGTGCAACGTCGTACCGCAGGTGGCAGCTGGGCAACCATCGCGACCCCGGCCGGTACAGCGGCAACCGACTCCGGTCTCTCAGCAGAAACCACCTACGAGTATCAGGTGCGCGCCATTAACGGCAGCGTACAGTCGGACTGGTCTGCGGTCGCCTCCGCAACCACCCAGGCGGAAGCTAGTGGTGAGTTCGGGCCACCCACCGGTCTGGTGGTGGAAGTGCTTTCCAGTACTTCCGTGCGACTCAGCTGGAACCCGGTGGTGGATGCCGTCACTTACGACGCGCAGAAACAACTGCAAGGCGACATCTGGCGCAAAGGTGAGTACGACATCACCGGCACCAGTGTGGTACTGGACGGACTGACCGCTGGAGAAACCTACACCTTCCGCGTCAAGTCCCGCAACGCCAGTGGCTCCGCGACCTCCTGGACCACCTCCACCACCATTGTGGTGGATGGCGGCCAGGCCCAGGTCACCGAGCAGCCCACCACCAACAACGAAGGAGAGCAGCCCGCAAGGGCTGCTGTTTCCCTCACCTTCTCTTCACATGCCTTCCTTGTGGAAGGCATTTCCCTGGGCGGCACACTGCACAATCTTTCGGTGAGCCTCGACCAGGCGAGCTACGGTGCCGGTAGCGGCCACAAGGCCTACATCAAGCCCGAAGACTACAAACTGCAGATCACACCGCAGCTTGCCAGTGGCAAGGTCACCTGTCCCGGTATCGACGGCCCGGGCCTGAAAGGTTTTGACGGCGCTGACGCAATCAACGGTGTGCAATGCCAGTGGAAATCCGCACCCGGCGACAATGCGGAAATCGTGCCCTTTACCCTGGCCCTGACCGCATCCGGTGGCGATGCCTCCCCTTACTTCAAGGGGATCAATGAAGACGGCAAAACCCTGCGCGGCGCTATTGCCCCAGTGGACAGCACCGGCGCGCCTACCGGTGAGAACTTTGCGCTCAGCCTGACGCTCGACCAGCTTTCCTACCGCAACGGCAGCAGCCACAAAGCCTGGCTGAAAGCCGAATACGCCGGCCACAAGCTCGACAACAGTGTGCTGGACAACGGTGTGCGTATCGTCAGCTGCAACCATGGCATGACCACCCATCAAGTCGACGGCATTTACGGCCAGAAACCCGTGGTGACCTGCCAGTGGAAACGCGGCAATGGCGACCAGCCCGAATGGAACCAGGGCAGCGTGGTACTCCAGTAA
- a CDS encoding AraC family transcriptional regulator — translation MIDPTLFLLFTPLYLWASVQSVIMSQLILVVNRCAANVFLAMFFLLTGINAAFQFLLVFTDFRLTHPEYVFVSDVIGLCYGPVLYLYYRYLLREDFCSRDLLHFVPAALFLAYFFLYELGVAGPFQYENYIDQPQHVAVLCTIMLSNLIYLSLCLFSIRRRKSGRGNHEFRLITLLDFLIGALLLKSVFNVFVFGFHSILGTEIMDMVRTAKDTVFIGTNLVIITGAQIFFVRYPEVLNRDWFEHSESTAEPSDKPDGDAAESQPAPGTAQAEKKQTGSDATPQYLPQSAPTAEAATAPRTQIPDAQAQACIDKLNRLLDEKRMFLNAELSEKDLAEALGVPSYYLSKVLNQHLGKRFNEYINERRVAEAQRLLTSKDTANRTMFAISLDSGFKSESVFYTNFKKFTGCTPRAYKLQHTPSKG, via the coding sequence ATGATTGATCCGACCTTGTTTTTACTGTTCACCCCACTCTACCTTTGGGCCAGCGTCCAGTCCGTGATCATGAGCCAGCTGATTCTGGTGGTGAATCGCTGTGCGGCGAATGTCTTCCTGGCGATGTTTTTCCTACTCACCGGCATCAACGCGGCGTTTCAATTTCTGCTGGTTTTTACTGACTTTCGGCTGACACATCCGGAATATGTGTTCGTCTCGGATGTAATTGGTCTTTGTTACGGCCCGGTGCTTTACCTCTACTATCGCTATTTACTGCGCGAAGATTTCTGCTCACGTGACTTGCTGCATTTTGTTCCAGCAGCCCTATTCCTGGCCTACTTTTTCCTATACGAGTTAGGGGTCGCCGGTCCCTTCCAGTACGAGAACTACATCGATCAGCCGCAACATGTGGCCGTACTCTGCACCATCATGCTCTCGAATCTGATCTACCTGTCGCTGTGCCTGTTCTCGATTCGCCGGCGCAAGAGCGGAAGGGGCAACCATGAGTTTCGCCTGATTACACTGCTGGATTTCCTGATTGGCGCACTGCTGCTGAAGAGCGTATTCAACGTCTTTGTATTCGGATTTCACTCCATTTTGGGCACCGAGATCATGGATATGGTCCGCACCGCCAAGGACACGGTATTTATCGGCACTAACCTGGTGATTATCACTGGAGCGCAAATTTTCTTTGTGCGCTATCCAGAGGTACTCAACCGGGACTGGTTTGAGCACAGCGAATCAACGGCGGAGCCGAGCGACAAGCCTGACGGCGATGCCGCGGAATCGCAGCCGGCACCAGGGACCGCGCAAGCAGAAAAGAAACAGACTGGCTCTGACGCCACCCCGCAATACCTCCCCCAGTCAGCACCAACGGCGGAAGCAGCCACCGCACCCCGCACCCAAATTCCCGATGCACAGGCACAAGCCTGTATCGATAAGCTCAACCGGCTGCTGGATGAAAAGCGCATGTTCCTGAATGCGGAACTGTCGGAGAAAGATCTCGCAGAAGCGCTTGGGGTACCCTCTTACTATCTGTCGAAAGTCCTTAACCAGCACCTGGGCAAGCGCTTCAACGAGTACATTAACGAACGCCGGGTGGCCGAGGCGCAGCGGCTGCTTACCTCAAAAGACACCGCCAACCGCACCATGTTCGCGATTTCCCTGGACTCCGGTTTCAAGTCGGAGTCGGTGTTCTATACCAATTTCAAGAAATTCACTGGTTGCACACCCCGCGCCTACAAGCTGCAGCACACCCCGTCAAAAGGCTGA
- a CDS encoding glycosyl hydrolase family 18 protein, whose translation MKGLTPSHWRRALLALGLASSSAAIAAPGAPTIDWMETSFAIIEVDEAATAYEQLVTINDYAEVPVAWSKWSGDPATTAQYLLNGEVVLEQTISGGDTQSGTATLQVAEGGQYALQVALCNDDGCATSAAKDIVVADTDGSHLDPITVTAGENNQPYQNTSNSVVGTYFVEWGVYGRKFSVDMMPSYNLTHLIYGFIPICGGDGINDSLKSIEGSFQALQRSCSGREDFKVSLHDPFAALQKAQADQTFSDPYKGNFGQLMALKQAYPDLKILPSIGGWTLSDPFYFFDDAAKRKTFVDSVEEFMRTWKFFDGVDIDWEYPGGQGANPNLGDASIDGETYRLLMRDLRAMLDGLEQETGRQYELTSAIGAGSDKIEDVDYTDVQQYMDYFFVMTYDFYGGWSNEVLGHQTALYAPSWRPDTDYTTDNGIQNLLGLGVDPGKLVVGAAMYGRGWTGVSGWTGNDHMTGTATGMVSGTWEDGVVDYRDIVGRLATGEWEEYYDETAEAPYIFKPSTGDLITYDNHRSVMAKGAYVQANNLAGLFSWEIDADNGDIMNAMHESLGHGDGLGNRTPTARAGGDLSVDSGASVTLDGSNSSDLDNDPLTYSWTQVSGTSVSLQNATSASANFTAPTVSADETLVFALTVADDSNASDTDQVSVTVLAEQPNRAPSADAGADQMVVTPATVALSGSASSDPDGDALTYSWSQLSGTVVTLSDDSTASPTFSAAQVSAEEELVFALTVSDGSLSDTDQVSVFLLAENNPPQVSLPGPITVDEGESFTVTANGSDADGDALSYTWSGMESGSGESITITAPQVGADTDFTLTVTVSDGIDSASASVTVSVINVEGGGGCEMIDPNAGNYAAWQSGSTYLGGDQVSFDQLVWEAKYWTQQQPGFSSADWKLISDVEVPWNASTAYNGGDEVNHNGLRYRAKWWTQSEPGVSSDWEEIGEATCN comes from the coding sequence ATGAAAGGGCTCACTCCAAGCCATTGGCGTCGCGCGCTGTTAGCGCTCGGTCTCGCCAGTTCCTCCGCCGCCATTGCGGCTCCCGGCGCACCCACCATCGACTGGATGGAAACCAGCTTTGCCATCATTGAAGTAGACGAAGCGGCCACTGCCTACGAGCAGCTGGTGACCATCAACGATTACGCGGAAGTTCCGGTAGCCTGGTCCAAGTGGTCCGGCGACCCGGCCACCACCGCACAGTACCTGCTCAATGGCGAAGTCGTACTGGAACAGACCATCAGTGGCGGCGATACCCAATCCGGTACCGCGACTCTGCAGGTTGCCGAGGGCGGCCAGTACGCTCTGCAAGTGGCGCTGTGTAACGACGACGGTTGCGCAACTTCTGCAGCGAAAGACATCGTGGTTGCCGATACCGACGGCAGCCACCTGGACCCGATCACCGTTACCGCCGGTGAAAACAACCAGCCATACCAGAACACCAGCAATTCCGTGGTGGGCACTTACTTTGTGGAGTGGGGCGTTTACGGCCGTAAATTCTCCGTGGACATGATGCCTTCCTATAACCTGACCCACCTGATCTACGGGTTTATTCCCATCTGTGGTGGCGATGGCATCAACGACAGCCTGAAGTCTATCGAAGGCTCCTTCCAGGCCCTGCAGCGCTCCTGTTCCGGCCGTGAAGATTTCAAGGTTTCCCTGCACGATCCATTCGCGGCCCTGCAGAAAGCCCAGGCCGACCAGACTTTCTCCGATCCCTACAAAGGTAACTTCGGTCAGCTGATGGCCCTGAAGCAGGCCTATCCGGATCTGAAAATCTTGCCCTCAATCGGTGGCTGGACCCTGTCCGACCCATTCTATTTCTTCGATGATGCGGCCAAGCGTAAAACCTTCGTCGACTCCGTTGAAGAATTCATGCGCACCTGGAAATTCTTCGATGGTGTGGATATCGACTGGGAATACCCGGGCGGCCAGGGTGCCAACCCGAACCTGGGCGATGCATCCATCGACGGCGAAACCTATCGTCTGCTGATGCGCGACCTGCGTGCCATGCTCGACGGCCTCGAGCAGGAAACCGGCCGTCAGTACGAGCTCACTTCCGCGATTGGTGCGGGCTCCGACAAGATCGAAGATGTGGACTACACCGACGTACAGCAGTACATGGATTACTTCTTCGTGATGACCTACGACTTCTACGGCGGTTGGAGCAACGAAGTACTGGGTCACCAGACTGCGCTGTACGCGCCGAGCTGGCGTCCGGACACCGACTACACCACCGACAATGGTATCCAGAATCTGCTCGGCCTCGGGGTTGATCCCGGCAAGCTGGTAGTTGGTGCTGCCATGTACGGCCGCGGTTGGACCGGTGTTTCCGGCTGGACCGGCAATGATCACATGACCGGTACCGCTACTGGCATGGTTTCCGGTACCTGGGAAGACGGTGTGGTGGATTACCGCGATATCGTGGGTCGACTCGCTACCGGTGAGTGGGAAGAGTATTACGACGAAACGGCAGAAGCGCCTTACATCTTCAAACCGAGCACTGGCGACTTGATCACCTACGACAACCATCGTTCCGTAATGGCCAAGGGTGCCTATGTACAGGCCAACAACCTGGCCGGTCTGTTCTCTTGGGAAATCGATGCGGACAATGGCGACATCATGAACGCCATGCACGAGAGCCTCGGTCACGGCGATGGTCTGGGTAATCGTACCCCGACTGCTCGCGCCGGTGGTGATCTTTCTGTGGACAGTGGTGCAAGCGTAACCCTGGACGGTAGTAATTCCAGCGACCTGGATAACGACCCGCTGACCTACAGCTGGACGCAGGTTTCCGGAACCAGCGTGAGCCTGCAGAACGCTACCAGCGCTTCCGCAAACTTTACTGCCCCCACCGTTAGCGCCGACGAAACCCTGGTGTTTGCACTGACCGTTGCCGATGACAGCAACGCCAGCGATACCGATCAGGTTTCCGTGACAGTACTGGCCGAACAGCCTAACCGCGCTCCCAGCGCCGATGCCGGTGCCGACCAGATGGTGGTCACGCCTGCAACTGTTGCTCTCAGCGGCAGTGCTTCCAGTGATCCGGACGGCGATGCACTTACCTACAGCTGGAGCCAGCTCTCAGGCACCGTAGTAACGCTGAGCGATGACAGTACAGCAAGCCCGACGTTCTCCGCTGCACAGGTGAGTGCCGAAGAGGAACTGGTGTTCGCATTGACCGTCAGCGACGGTTCACTGTCCGATACCGATCAGGTGAGTGTATTCCTGCTGGCAGAGAACAATCCGCCGCAAGTCAGCCTGCCCGGCCCGATCACTGTTGACGAAGGTGAAAGCTTCACCGTGACCGCGAACGGTAGCGATGCCGATGGCGATGCACTGAGTTATACCTGGAGCGGTATGGAAAGCGGTTCTGGTGAGAGCATCACTATCACTGCACCGCAGGTGGGTGCCGATACCGACTTCACCCTCACCGTGACCGTCAGTGATGGCATCGACAGCGCCAGCGCAAGTGTCACCGTTAGCGTAATCAACGTTGAAGGCGGCGGTGGTTGCGAGATGATTGATCCGAATGCTGGTAACTACGCTGCCTGGCAATCCGGTAGTACCTATCTCGGTGGCGACCAGGTGAGCTTTGACCAGCTGGTTTGGGAGGCCAAGTACTGGACCCAGCAGCAGCCGGGCTTCAGCTCTGCGGACTGGAAACTCATCAGCGATGTGGAAGTGCCGTGGAATGCCAGTACGGCCTACAACGGTGGTGATGAAGTAAACCACAATGGCCTGCGTTATCGCGCCAAGTGGTGGACTCAGAGCGAGCCGGGCGTTTCTTCCGACTGGGAAGAAATCGGCGAAGCGACCTGCAATTAA
- a CDS encoding glycosyl hydrolase family 18 protein — protein MKRQLLGLLALGLISFEAAAVDCSARPDWEASAIYVGGNSVKHLGNAYTANYWTQNNDPVTHSGTWAHWKYEGACDGGSSSGSSSSSSSSSSSSSSSSSSSSSSSSSSSSSGGSGGGSCTSVQYVAGTSYTAGQLVQNVGLEFQCNIAGWCSSEAAWAYEPGVGAHWGDAWSQVGDCGSSSSSSSSSGGSSSSSGSSGSSSSSSGGSSSGGNSGLLPKHALVGYWHNFDNGSGLYRISEVSDVWDVIVVAFVDDAGNGNIAFNLDPGLDKQQFIDDIAAKRAAGKIVIASYGGEKGTVTLNTQENVTNFVNSTAAMIDEYGFDGIDIDLESGAGVMHGAPVIQNMVDAVKQLKQRYPGMYLSMAPEHPYVQGGYVSYTGIWGAYLPMIDQLRDELDLLHVQLYNNGGLATPYRGPAYPAGSVDMMVSSALMLIEGFPLGYGDAGFFEGLRPDQVGLALPSGPSSAGSGFATTADINRALDCLTQQLNCDTLTPSQAYPTFNGVMTWSINWDMHDGGIFSGPVGSHVHNLP, from the coding sequence ATGAAAAGGCAATTACTTGGTCTGCTTGCGCTCGGGCTAATCTCGTTCGAGGCCGCCGCGGTGGACTGCTCCGCGCGACCGGACTGGGAAGCCAGCGCCATCTATGTGGGTGGTAACTCGGTCAAGCACCTGGGCAATGCGTATACCGCAAATTACTGGACGCAGAACAATGATCCGGTAACCCACTCCGGTACCTGGGCGCACTGGAAATACGAGGGTGCCTGTGACGGTGGTTCATCGTCAGGTTCGTCTTCTAGTTCTTCCAGTTCCTCAAGTTCTTCCAGCTCGTCTTCAAGTTCTTCCTCCAGTTCCTCGTCTTCCTCGAGCTCAAGCGGTGGCTCCGGCGGCGGCTCCTGTACTTCTGTGCAGTATGTCGCGGGTACCAGCTACACGGCGGGCCAGCTGGTGCAGAATGTGGGGCTGGAGTTCCAGTGCAATATCGCCGGCTGGTGTTCTTCCGAGGCTGCCTGGGCTTATGAACCTGGTGTCGGTGCACACTGGGGAGATGCCTGGAGCCAGGTCGGGGACTGTGGCAGTTCCTCTTCCAGCAGCTCATCCAGTGGCGGTTCCAGTTCGTCCTCCGGTAGCTCGGGCTCGTCGAGCTCTTCATCGGGCGGCTCTTCATCGGGCGGCAATAGCGGCCTTTTGCCGAAGCATGCGCTGGTGGGTTACTGGCACAACTTCGACAACGGTTCCGGTCTGTACCGTATCAGTGAAGTATCCGATGTATGGGACGTGATTGTGGTGGCCTTCGTGGATGATGCGGGCAATGGCAACATCGCGTTCAATCTGGATCCGGGCCTCGACAAGCAGCAGTTCATTGATGACATTGCAGCCAAGCGCGCTGCGGGCAAAATCGTGATCGCGTCCTACGGCGGCGAAAAGGGTACCGTGACCCTGAACACTCAGGAGAACGTTACCAACTTCGTCAACAGTACCGCGGCGATGATCGACGAGTACGGATTTGACGGTATCGACATCGACCTCGAGTCTGGCGCGGGCGTGATGCACGGTGCACCGGTCATCCAGAATATGGTGGATGCCGTAAAACAACTGAAGCAGCGGTATCCCGGTATGTACCTGTCCATGGCCCCGGAGCATCCCTATGTACAGGGTGGCTATGTGTCCTATACCGGTATCTGGGGCGCCTATCTGCCGATGATCGATCAGCTGCGGGACGAGCTCGACCTGTTGCATGTACAGCTGTACAACAACGGCGGCCTTGCCACTCCCTATCGCGGACCAGCTTACCCGGCAGGTTCTGTGGATATGATGGTGTCTTCGGCGCTGATGCTGATTGAAGGCTTCCCCCTCGGCTATGGTGATGCGGGCTTCTTTGAGGGACTGCGCCCGGATCAGGTGGGACTGGCATTGCCTTCAGGGCCAAGTTCAGCGGGCAGTGGCTTTGCTACTACCGCGGATATCAATCGCGCGCTGGATTGCCTTACCCAGCAGCTGAATTGTGACACGCTGACACCATCACAGGCCTACCCGACATTCAACGGCGTGATGACCTGGTCTATCAACTGGGATATGCACGACGGTGGAATTTTCTCAGGCCCGGTGGGTAGTCATGTCCACAATCTCCCGTAA